The following proteins come from a genomic window of Nocardiopsis sp. YSL2:
- a CDS encoding universal stress protein, producing the protein MSEGSARPVVAAVDGTEQSLRALDWAADEAGIRDRRLRVVYAFEWPMRRVAAMGAPGFDPDEFARRILEDARQRVEARTPEVAIDPVYVDGDPVPVLLTQAKEAEVLVLGSRGLGTLGSAVLGSTGMQLATAAACPVVVVPSRTTGPRSGRVAVAVDGSPASLAALDWAFTVAEDHDATLSAIMVCDDPPSLFTGPLAKAAYRGPSETERAAAQEIAHQLLADATAPGRELHPQVRVTEVVAAGHAAQELIGEAEEADLLVVGSRGHGGFAGMLLGSVSHAVLTHSTRPVAVVRAPRD; encoded by the coding sequence GGGCGGCCGACGAGGCCGGGATCCGGGACCGGCGGCTGCGCGTCGTCTACGCCTTCGAGTGGCCGATGCGCCGCGTCGCGGCCATGGGCGCTCCGGGGTTCGACCCCGACGAATTCGCCCGCCGCATCCTGGAGGACGCGCGGCAGCGGGTCGAGGCGCGCACGCCCGAGGTGGCGATCGACCCCGTCTACGTCGACGGCGACCCCGTCCCGGTCCTGCTGACGCAGGCGAAGGAGGCCGAGGTCCTGGTCCTGGGGTCGCGGGGCCTGGGAACCCTGGGATCGGCGGTGCTCGGTTCCACCGGGATGCAGCTCGCGACGGCGGCCGCCTGCCCCGTGGTCGTGGTCCCGTCACGCACGACCGGACCCCGGTCCGGGCGCGTCGCGGTGGCCGTGGACGGCTCGCCCGCCTCGCTGGCCGCGCTGGACTGGGCCTTCACCGTGGCCGAGGACCACGACGCCACCCTGTCCGCCATCATGGTCTGCGACGATCCGCCGAGCCTGTTCACCGGACCGCTGGCGAAGGCCGCCTACCGCGGGCCCTCCGAGACCGAACGCGCGGCCGCTCAGGAGATCGCCCACCAGTTGCTCGCCGACGCCACCGCGCCGGGCCGCGAACTCCACCCGCAGGTGCGGGTGACGGAGGTCGTGGCCGCCGGGCACGCCGCCCAGGAGTTGATCGGCGAGGCCGAGGAGGCCGACCTGCTCGTGGTGGGATCGCGCGGCCACGGCGGGTTCGCCGGGATGCTGCTCGGCTCGGTGAGCCATGCCGTACTCACGCACTCGACCCGGCCCGTGGCGGTCGTCCGGGCACCGCGGGACTGA
- a CDS encoding metallophosphoesterase: protein MRVLLLSDTHIPRRARDLPPPVWEEVDRADVVVHAGDWCDAESLDRLAARARRLVAVYGNNDGPELRARLPEVARATLGGVRFAVVHETGATRGREKRCERRFGGSDVLVFGHSHIPWDTRTPSGLRLLNPGSPTDRRRQPHHTYMTLEAAEGEVREVRLHELP from the coding sequence ATGCGCGTGCTCCTGCTGTCCGACACCCACATCCCCCGCCGTGCCCGCGACCTCCCCCCACCGGTCTGGGAGGAGGTCGACCGCGCCGACGTGGTCGTGCACGCGGGCGACTGGTGCGACGCCGAGAGCCTGGACCGCCTGGCGGCCCGGGCCCGCCGCCTGGTCGCCGTGTACGGCAACAACGACGGGCCGGAGCTGCGCGCGCGGCTGCCCGAGGTCGCCCGCGCCACGCTCGGCGGGGTGCGCTTCGCCGTCGTGCACGAGACCGGGGCGACCCGCGGCCGGGAGAAGCGGTGCGAGCGGCGCTTCGGCGGCAGCGACGTGCTGGTGTTCGGGCACTCCCACATCCCCTGGGACACCCGCACGCCCTCGGGCCTGCGGCTGCTCAATCCCGGCTCGCCCACCGACCGGCGCCGTCAGCCGCACCACACGTACATGACGCTGGAGGCCGCCGAAGGCGAGGTGCGCGAGGTCCGGCTGCACGAGCTGCCCTGA
- a CDS encoding glycoside hydrolase family 10 protein, which produces MAYARRTRPASRGAVRIPRTTACRGALAAAVALCLLHTPHAAASAAAVPEEPVPLPCRVDDQAPPKRQLRAEWIAGVYNIDWPSRAGLTAEQQRAELTELYDQARDDGLNAVFVQIRPTADAFWPSPHEPWSEWLTGEQGRDPGYDPLAFAVAEAHERNLEFHGWFNPYRVAMHDDPSRLAEDHPARLHPDWVFDYGGRLYYDPGVPEVRAFVVEAMMDAVENYDLDGVHFDDYFYPYPVAGQEIPDQDTFDEYGGGSDDIGDWRRENVDRLVREMDEAVHDAKPHVKFGVSPFGIWRNAGSDPAGSDTNGFESYDGIYADSRRWVAQGWVDYINPQVYWEIGLPVADYAVLVPWWEDVVADTDVQLYIGQAAYKAGNDGAWSDPAELARHLEFNRDHPGVDGDVYFSATSLRTNARTAMDAVVAEHYAHPALIPVKADLGGSAPAAPVVSRAEHGEDGTRLTIRPRPGEEPAYYAVYAIDGPPDPGSVPCRIEDPRHLLGTVRADGDRPAVFTAPAHEGERTYYATALDRLHHESPPGNPRHTP; this is translated from the coding sequence TTGGCGTACGCACGCCGGACCCGCCCCGCGAGCCGCGGAGCCGTCCGGATCCCCCGTACCACCGCCTGCCGCGGCGCGCTGGCCGCCGCGGTCGCGCTGTGCCTGCTGCACACACCGCACGCCGCCGCCTCGGCGGCGGCCGTCCCCGAGGAACCCGTGCCGCTGCCCTGCCGGGTCGACGACCAGGCCCCGCCCAAACGGCAGCTGCGGGCGGAGTGGATCGCCGGGGTGTACAACATCGACTGGCCGAGCCGAGCGGGGCTCACGGCCGAACAGCAGCGCGCCGAGCTCACCGAGCTCTACGACCAGGCCCGGGACGACGGCCTCAACGCGGTGTTCGTGCAGATCCGGCCGACCGCCGACGCGTTCTGGCCCTCGCCCCACGAGCCGTGGTCGGAGTGGCTGACCGGCGAGCAGGGACGCGACCCCGGCTACGACCCGCTGGCGTTCGCCGTGGCCGAGGCGCACGAGCGCAACCTGGAGTTCCACGGCTGGTTCAACCCCTACCGCGTGGCCATGCACGACGACCCCTCGCGGCTGGCCGAGGACCACCCCGCCCGGCTCCACCCGGACTGGGTCTTCGACTACGGCGGACGCCTCTACTACGACCCGGGCGTGCCCGAGGTCCGTGCCTTCGTCGTCGAGGCGATGATGGACGCGGTCGAGAACTACGACCTGGACGGCGTGCACTTCGACGACTACTTCTACCCCTATCCCGTGGCCGGGCAGGAGATCCCCGACCAGGACACCTTCGACGAGTACGGCGGCGGTTCCGACGACATCGGCGACTGGCGGCGCGAGAACGTCGACCGCCTGGTCCGGGAGATGGACGAGGCCGTCCACGACGCGAAGCCGCACGTGAAGTTCGGGGTCAGCCCGTTCGGGATCTGGCGCAACGCCGGCAGCGACCCGGCGGGCTCGGACACCAACGGGTTCGAGTCCTACGACGGCATCTACGCCGACAGCCGCCGGTGGGTGGCCCAGGGGTGGGTGGACTACATCAACCCGCAGGTCTACTGGGAGATCGGCCTGCCCGTGGCCGACTACGCGGTCCTCGTGCCCTGGTGGGAGGACGTCGTCGCCGACACCGACGTCCAGCTCTACATCGGACAGGCCGCCTACAAGGCGGGCAACGACGGCGCCTGGTCCGATCCGGCGGAGCTGGCCCGGCACCTGGAGTTCAACCGGGACCACCCCGGCGTGGACGGCGACGTGTACTTCAGCGCGACGTCGCTGCGCACCAACGCCAGGACGGCGATGGACGCGGTGGTGGCCGAGCACTACGCGCACCCCGCCCTCATCCCGGTCAAGGCGGACCTGGGCGGTTCCGCGCCCGCGGCGCCCGTGGTCTCGCGGGCCGAGCACGGCGAGGACGGCACCCGCCTGACGATCCGACCCCGGCCGGGCGAGGAGCCCGCCTACTACGCGGTGTACGCGATCGACGGTCCGCCGGACCCGGGCTCGGTGCCGTGCCGGATCGAGGACCCGCGCCACCTGCTCGGCACCGTGCGCGCAGACGGGGACCGCCCCGCGGTGTTCACCGCCCCGGCCCACGAGGGCGAGCGGACCTACTACGCGACCGCCCTGGACCGGCTGCACCACGAGAGCCCGCCCGGGAACCCCCGCCACACGCCCTGA
- a CDS encoding maleylpyruvate isomerase family mycothiol-dependent enzyme translates to MNPLWKTVHAERAALAADLAGLDDQRWRTPSLCEGLTVREVLAHMTAGASLDPWRWMAGVIRCRFDFDRQVAMRLAEHLGDTPRETLERFERVVTSTTSPPGPVVTWLGETLVHAQDIRRPLGIEHDVPIEVLTRVAEYHRGSDLVVLAKGRIGGLRLTATDGPFATGSGPEVKGPTLALIMAMTGRSAYCDDLTGEGVAELRGRC, encoded by the coding sequence ATGAACCCACTCTGGAAGACGGTGCACGCCGAACGGGCGGCGCTGGCCGCCGACCTCGCCGGACTCGACGACCAACGGTGGCGCACCCCCTCGCTGTGCGAGGGGCTCACCGTCCGCGAGGTCCTGGCGCACATGACCGCGGGGGCGAGCCTCGACCCGTGGCGTTGGATGGCCGGGGTGATCCGCTGCCGGTTCGACTTCGACCGCCAGGTGGCGATGCGACTGGCCGAGCACCTGGGCGACACCCCGCGCGAGACGCTGGAGCGCTTCGAGCGGGTCGTCACCAGCACGACCTCGCCCCCGGGGCCGGTCGTGACGTGGCTCGGTGAGACCCTCGTGCACGCCCAGGACATCCGTCGGCCGCTGGGGATCGAACACGACGTCCCGATCGAGGTCCTGACACGGGTGGCGGAGTACCACCGGGGGAGCGACCTGGTGGTCCTGGCCAAGGGCCGGATCGGCGGCCTGCGCCTGACCGCGACCGACGGTCCCTTCGCGACCGGGTCGGGCCCCGAGGTCAAGGGCCCGACCCTGGCGCTGATCATGGCGATGACCGGTCGCTCGGCCTACTGCGACGACCTCACCGGCGAGGGCGTGGCCGAACTGCGCGGCCGCTGCTGA
- the pdxA gene encoding 4-hydroxythreonine-4-phosphate dehydrogenase PdxA encodes MTERPILALTVGDPVGIGPEITVRTLAEAAATAPARGVVVADPAVLRRAVAVLGLDTHVRAVGSWDLPHEQDGVIDCLDIDALGTTELAWGVVDARAGAAAVRAIEVATGAAMAGRVAGIVTGPINKEAIWAAGSPHLGHTEMLGALTGATRQSTMFVVRGKKIFFATRHVSLRGALDRIDADQQVDAISEALTALRVFGHDEPTLAVAAINPHGGENGAFGDEEIRHLAPAVERMRATGADVVGPVPADSVFHRLLTGHYDGVLSQYHDQGHIAAKTYDFDGTVSVTVGLPILRTSVDHGTAFDIAGRGLADHGTMRSAFLHGAEFARFADRIRREYAR; translated from the coding sequence ATGACCGAACGCCCGATCCTGGCCCTCACCGTCGGCGACCCCGTCGGTATCGGCCCGGAGATCACCGTGCGCACGCTCGCGGAGGCCGCCGCGACCGCCCCGGCCCGCGGGGTGGTGGTGGCCGACCCCGCGGTCCTGCGCAGGGCGGTGGCGGTCCTGGGCCTGGACACGCACGTGCGCGCGGTGGGCTCCTGGGACCTGCCCCACGAGCAGGACGGCGTCATCGACTGCCTGGACATCGACGCGCTCGGCACGACCGAGCTCGCGTGGGGCGTGGTCGACGCGCGGGCGGGCGCCGCCGCGGTCCGCGCGATCGAGGTCGCCACCGGGGCCGCCATGGCCGGCCGCGTCGCCGGGATCGTCACCGGGCCCATCAACAAGGAGGCGATCTGGGCCGCGGGCAGCCCCCACCTGGGGCACACCGAGATGCTGGGCGCGCTGACCGGGGCCACCCGGCAGAGCACGATGTTCGTGGTGCGCGGCAAGAAGATCTTCTTCGCGACCCGGCACGTGTCGCTGCGCGGGGCCCTGGACCGTATCGACGCCGACCAGCAGGTCGATGCCATCTCCGAGGCGCTGACGGCCCTGAGGGTCTTCGGCCACGACGAACCCACCCTGGCGGTCGCGGCGATCAACCCGCACGGGGGAGAGAACGGCGCCTTCGGCGACGAGGAGATCCGCCACCTGGCCCCGGCGGTCGAGCGGATGCGCGCCACCGGCGCCGACGTGGTCGGCCCGGTCCCGGCCGACTCGGTCTTCCACCGCCTGCTCACCGGCCACTACGACGGTGTCCTGTCGCAGTACCACGACCAGGGCCACATCGCGGCCAAGACCTACGACTTCGACGGCACGGTCTCGGTGACCGTGGGCCTGCCGATCCTGCGGACCTCGGTCGACCACGGCACGGCCTTCGACATCGCGGGCCGGGGTCTGGCCGACCACGGCACGATGCGCTCGGCCTTCCTGCACGGCGCCGAGTTCGCGCGCTTCGCGGACCGGATCCGGCGCGAGTACGCGCGCTGA
- a CDS encoding transposase yields MLVGRKYVTHLSPEQEAQAEGFGDACRWVWNAALEQRREANRWWKRYGEAWIHPYPGFAVQARQLSGVRAEADWLRAAPSHVLQQTLRDLDRACREHGTNAVRWRSKHRWNPSFRFPDPAQITVEKVNRRWGRVKLPKLGWIRFRRTRDLGGAVRNVTVSYRSGKWYVTFCVDDGLPQAQPNGKPDVGVDRGVVVAAATSQGRLHDRAFTTAKEEERLVRLQRAKARQVKGSANWHRTKARIARIHARRARRRADFNAKLAEHLTRHHGTVVLEELRVADMARSAKGAVEQPGKRVRQKAGLNRAILAKGWGDLARRCEYKARVHGSRLVRVNPAYTSQECNRCGEVDAKSRESQAVFACVSCGHTEHADVHAAKNVLQRGRTAGS; encoded by the coding sequence ATGCTGGTCGGCCGCAAGTACGTCACTCACCTGTCCCCTGAACAGGAGGCTCAGGCCGAGGGGTTCGGTGACGCGTGCCGGTGGGTGTGGAACGCCGCCCTCGAACAGCGTCGGGAAGCGAACCGGTGGTGGAAGCGCTACGGCGAAGCCTGGATCCACCCCTACCCCGGCTTCGCCGTCCAAGCCCGCCAACTGTCCGGGGTGCGCGCCGAGGCAGACTGGCTCAGGGCCGCGCCCTCCCACGTCCTCCAGCAGACGTTGCGGGACCTGGACAGAGCCTGCCGAGAGCACGGGACCAACGCAGTCAGGTGGCGGTCCAAGCACCGGTGGAATCCGTCGTTCCGGTTCCCCGACCCCGCACAGATCACCGTGGAGAAGGTCAACCGCCGGTGGGGTCGGGTGAAGCTCCCCAAACTCGGATGGATCCGGTTCCGCCGCACCCGCGATCTCGGGGGCGCGGTGCGGAACGTCACCGTCTCCTACCGGTCGGGGAAGTGGTACGTCACCTTCTGCGTGGATGACGGTCTCCCCCAAGCCCAACCCAACGGAAAACCGGACGTCGGTGTGGACCGGGGCGTCGTCGTCGCGGCGGCGACCTCGCAGGGGCGGCTGCACGACCGGGCGTTCACCACCGCCAAGGAAGAAGAACGCCTGGTCCGGCTCCAACGAGCCAAGGCCCGGCAGGTGAAGGGGTCGGCGAACTGGCACCGGACCAAGGCCAGGATCGCCCGCATCCACGCGCGCCGCGCGAGGAGGCGGGCGGATTTCAACGCCAAGCTCGCCGAGCACCTCACCCGCCACCACGGGACGGTCGTGCTGGAGGAGTTGAGAGTCGCCGACATGGCCCGCTCCGCCAAAGGCGCCGTCGAGCAGCCTGGGAAACGAGTCCGTCAGAAGGCTGGGTTGAACCGGGCGATCCTCGCCAAGGGGTGGGGTGACCTCGCTCGGCGGTGTGAATACAAGGCCAGGGTCCATGGATCACGCCTGGTCCGTGTCAATCCCGCGTACACGTCGCAGGAGTGCAACCGGTGCGGGGAGGTGGACGCGAAGTCACGCGAGAGTCAAGCGGTCTTCGCGTGCGTCTCCTGTGGGCACACCGAGCACGCCGACGTGCACGCGGCCAAGAACGTCCTTCAACGCGGCAGGACAGCAGGGTCCTGA
- a CDS encoding MFS transporter, with the protein MTATDLRGRGAARELRGLGVLTWLLVGSQAAFNVGFFMVLPYLAAHLSGTIGLAGWLVGLVLGLRTFSQQGLFVVGGALTDRCGPRPVVLAGCVLRVAGFAWLAVAEGTGAIIAAVLLIGFAAALFSPAVETEVARQAVRHEQATGTPRTRVLALFSVAGQAGTLVGPPLGALLLLGGFATACLAGAAVFTAVLAAHLRWMPRGAPGGAPAGERTRTGEGVRALLAHRPFLLLCLAYSGYLLAYNQLYLALPAEVERATGAQAALGWLLAWGSLLYVLVQMPVLRWIGDRLPRRTVLRVGLLLLALGFAAAAALMPATAVGGLLPSAVFVTALTLGQVLIVPTVRAWVPDLVDGARLGLFTGALSSVSGLAVLLGSIPAGALVDRGGPASWLFMSAVPLAGAACVPREGSPSVSGGGRP; encoded by the coding sequence ATGACCGCCACGGACCTCCGCGGCCGCGGGGCGGCGCGCGAGCTGCGCGGCCTCGGCGTCCTCACCTGGCTCCTGGTGGGGTCGCAGGCGGCCTTCAACGTCGGCTTCTTCATGGTCCTGCCCTACCTGGCCGCCCACCTGTCGGGCACGATCGGCCTCGCCGGATGGCTGGTCGGCCTGGTCCTGGGCCTGCGCACCTTCAGTCAGCAGGGACTGTTCGTCGTCGGCGGCGCGCTCACCGACCGGTGCGGTCCGCGCCCGGTCGTGCTGGCCGGGTGCGTGCTGCGCGTGGCCGGGTTCGCCTGGCTCGCCGTGGCCGAGGGCACGGGGGCGATCATCGCCGCGGTGCTGCTCATCGGGTTCGCCGCCGCACTGTTCTCCCCGGCGGTGGAGACCGAGGTCGCGCGCCAGGCCGTGCGCCACGAACAGGCCACCGGGACCCCGCGCACCCGCGTGCTCGCGCTGTTCTCGGTCGCCGGGCAGGCGGGCACGCTGGTCGGCCCGCCCCTGGGCGCGCTCCTGCTGCTCGGCGGCTTCGCGACCGCGTGCCTGGCGGGGGCGGCGGTCTTCACCGCCGTGCTGGCCGCCCACCTGCGGTGGATGCCGCGCGGCGCGCCCGGCGGCGCGCCCGCGGGGGAGCGGACCCGAACGGGGGAGGGCGTGCGCGCACTGCTCGCCCACCGCCCCTTCCTGCTGCTGTGCCTGGCCTACAGCGGATACCTGCTGGCCTACAACCAGCTCTACCTGGCCCTGCCCGCGGAGGTGGAGCGCGCGACCGGCGCCCAGGCCGCGCTGGGCTGGCTGCTGGCGTGGGGGTCGCTGCTCTACGTCCTCGTGCAGATGCCCGTGCTGCGCTGGATCGGCGACCGCCTGCCGCGGCGTACGGTCCTGCGCGTCGGCCTGCTGCTCCTGGCCCTGGGATTCGCCGCCGCGGCCGCGCTCATGCCCGCCACCGCGGTCGGCGGCCTGCTGCCCTCGGCGGTGTTCGTCACCGCCCTGACCCTCGGCCAGGTGTTGATCGTGCCCACCGTCCGGGCGTGGGTCCCCGACCTCGTCGACGGTGCCCGGCTCGGCCTGTTCACCGGCGCGCTCTCCTCCGTGTCGGGCCTGGCCGTGCTGCTGGGCAGCATCCCCGCCGGCGCGCTGGTGGACCGGGGCGGTCCGGCGTCCTGGCTGTTCATGTCCGCCGTCCCGCTGGCCGGGGCCGCCTGCGTGCCCCGCGAGGGCTCGCCGTCCGTGAGTGGCGGCGGACGGCCGTGA
- a CDS encoding ABC transporter ATP-binding protein has translation MDDDQPLLRVRDLVVRYSGADREPAAPAVDGVSFDLRSGHTLALIGESGSGKSSTAAAVTGLLRPESGSVRFRGRELTTLPERELRALRPALQPVFQDPYGSLSPRMRVRQAVAEPLRVQGRWDRATGPARVEALLERVGLDPALGSRLPHELSGGQCQRVGIARALACEPEVLVLDEPVSALDASVRAGVLNLLTELQDDLGLGYLFICHDLALVRHVAHDAHVLREGRIVESGPARRVCTAPGHPYTRALVAAAPVRAPGPGRGPVASAP, from the coding sequence ATGGACGACGACCAGCCGCTGCTGCGAGTCCGCGACCTGGTCGTGCGCTACTCCGGAGCCGACCGGGAACCGGCCGCCCCGGCCGTGGACGGCGTCTCCTTCGACCTGCGCTCCGGGCACACCCTGGCCCTGATCGGCGAGTCGGGGTCCGGCAAGTCCAGTACGGCCGCCGCCGTCACCGGCCTGCTCCGCCCCGAGTCCGGCTCGGTCCGCTTCCGGGGACGGGAGCTGACCACCCTGCCCGAGCGCGAACTGCGCGCGCTGCGCCCCGCCCTGCAGCCGGTCTTCCAGGACCCCTACGGCTCGCTCAGCCCGCGCATGCGCGTGCGCCAGGCCGTCGCCGAACCGCTGCGCGTCCAGGGCCGCTGGGACCGCGCCACCGGACCCGCCCGGGTCGAGGCCCTGCTCGAACGCGTGGGCCTGGATCCGGCCCTGGGGTCGCGGCTGCCGCACGAGCTGTCCGGGGGCCAGTGCCAGCGCGTGGGCATCGCCCGCGCACTGGCCTGCGAGCCCGAGGTCCTGGTCCTGGACGAACCCGTCTCGGCGCTGGACGCCTCCGTGCGCGCCGGTGTGCTCAACCTGCTGACCGAACTCCAGGACGACCTGGGCCTGGGCTACCTCTTCATCTGCCACGACCTCGCCCTGGTCCGGCACGTCGCCCACGACGCCCACGTCCTGCGCGAGGGACGGATCGTGGAGTCGGGGCCCGCGCGCCGCGTCTGCACCGCGCCCGGCCACCCCTACACGCGCGCACTGGTGGCGGCCGCACCCGTGAGGGCCCCGGGCCCCGGCCGCGGGCCGGTCGCGAGCGCGCCATGA
- a CDS encoding ABC transporter ATP-binding protein, with protein MNEPLLSVRDLRVTLAGERGGALPVVRGLSFDVRAGEALALIGESGAGKSMAARAVLGTAPHGATVTGSVRLGDRELLGARPRALRAVRGRRVALIPQDALSVLSPMHTVGGQLVRALRSNRRLSRARAREHAVAALDRVGIPDAARRARAYPHEFSGGMRQRAVIAMATVNEPEVVFADEPTTALDPRTSGVVLDLLADLRRRTGAALVLITHDLAAVHGHADRVVVAYAGRHVESGPADRVLTAPRAPYTAGLVAAVPPEDAADRRLPAIGGSPPSPSDLPEGCAFAPRCPLADAHCRATAPDPVATGGPGHLVSCHRWQDVPVPAHALFSRAAP; from the coding sequence GTGAACGAGCCCCTGCTCTCGGTCCGCGACCTGCGCGTCACCCTGGCGGGCGAGCGCGGCGGCGCGCTGCCCGTCGTGCGCGGGCTGTCCTTCGACGTCCGCGCCGGCGAGGCGCTCGCGCTCATCGGCGAGTCCGGCGCCGGCAAGTCGATGGCGGCCCGCGCCGTCCTGGGCACCGCCCCCCACGGCGCCACCGTCACCGGCAGTGTGCGCCTGGGCGACCGGGAACTCCTCGGAGCCCGGCCCCGCGCCCTGCGCGCCGTCCGCGGGCGCCGCGTCGCGCTCATCCCCCAGGACGCGCTCTCGGTCCTGAGCCCCATGCACACCGTGGGCGGACAACTCGTCCGGGCCCTGCGCTCGAACCGGCGCCTGAGCCGGGCGCGGGCCCGCGAACACGCGGTGGCCGCCCTGGACCGGGTCGGCATCCCCGACGCCGCGCGGCGCGCCCGCGCCTACCCGCACGAGTTCTCCGGCGGCATGCGCCAGCGCGCGGTCATCGCCATGGCGACGGTCAACGAACCCGAGGTCGTCTTCGCCGACGAACCCACCACCGCCCTGGACCCCCGGACCAGCGGGGTCGTCCTGGACCTGCTGGCGGACCTGCGCCGACGGACCGGGGCGGCGCTCGTGCTCATCACCCACGACCTCGCGGCCGTCCACGGCCACGCCGACCGGGTCGTGGTCGCCTACGCCGGCCGCCACGTCGAGTCCGGACCCGCCGACCGGGTCCTGACCGCGCCCCGGGCCCCCTACACGGCCGGACTCGTCGCCGCCGTCCCCCCGGAGGACGCGGCCGACCGCCGCCTGCCCGCCATCGGCGGATCACCGCCCTCCCCCTCCGACCTGCCGGAGGGCTGCGCGTTCGCTCCGCGCTGCCCACTGGCCGACGCGCACTGCCGGGCCACCGCACCCGACCCCGTCGCCACCGGGGGGCCCGGCCACCTGGTCTCCTGCCACCGGTGGCAGGATGTTCCGGTCCCCGCGCACGCCCTGTTCTCCCGGGCCGCCCCATGA
- a CDS encoding ABC transporter permease subunit gives MSPTAPPRRRPARARRAAPLLTRLAALALITVVVGLLPWLSGRDPALSLLRARSAEQEPTPEALDAIRDELGLADGPAALLGSWFAGLLRGDLGASWISGAPVLPSVLSATGVSLTVMAAALAVALPVAAALCAPTLVRGARGTLRPGGSGTGATAAALTALPEFLIAIVLMLVFAVWWGWLPPYGWSGPEHLILPALALGIPGGGLLGRLVDDALPAVFAERWVGLWTASGCSPGQIAAAALRRATPALVPQLGMVAVGLTGGAVAVETIFTVPGIGRTALGAAQAQDLPVLQGAVLALVLLGTLAGVLAQAVHRRLLGPGLRDAALSLAPPPTAPAGPLRRAVPAVCAALLLTVTAWGLTRDALTVTVADRLQPPSWAHPLGTDAVGRDILARLGHGAVSTVGVAALVCAVSLAIALAVGFWPSLASGAAEAANALPPVIAGILVVAVLGPGTFGASVAIALVSWPPLAAHAAALVQQTRAAGYLSAQRAIGADPRWILWHHVLPSVAGPVARHAVLRLPAIALALASLGFLGLGAQPPSAEWGLSLSESLVYVERAPLAALAPTTMLLLLAAFAVSLSTLPARAHTQRGRTP, from the coding sequence ATGAGCCCCACCGCACCGCCCCGGCGGCGCCCCGCACGGGCCCGCCGGGCCGCACCCCTGCTGACGCGCCTGGCCGCGCTCGCCCTCATCACGGTCGTCGTCGGCCTGCTGCCCTGGCTCTCGGGCCGCGACCCCGCCCTGTCCCTGCTGCGAGCCCGCTCCGCCGAGCAGGAGCCCACCCCGGAGGCGCTCGACGCCATCCGCGACGAACTCGGACTCGCCGACGGACCCGCCGCGCTCCTCGGCTCCTGGTTCGCCGGCCTGCTCCGCGGCGACCTGGGCGCCTCCTGGATCTCGGGCGCACCCGTCCTGCCGTCCGTGCTCTCGGCCACCGGTGTGTCCCTGACGGTCATGGCCGCGGCCCTGGCCGTCGCGCTGCCCGTGGCCGCCGCGCTGTGCGCGCCCACCCTGGTCCGGGGCGCCCGCGGCACCCTGCGCCCCGGAGGGTCGGGCACCGGCGCCACCGCGGCCGCGCTCACCGCCCTGCCCGAGTTCCTCATCGCCATCGTGCTCATGCTCGTGTTCGCGGTGTGGTGGGGCTGGCTGCCCCCCTACGGCTGGAGCGGACCCGAACACCTGATCCTGCCGGCCCTGGCCCTGGGCATCCCGGGCGGCGGACTCCTCGGGCGGCTCGTCGACGACGCCCTGCCCGCCGTGTTCGCCGAACGCTGGGTCGGGCTGTGGACCGCATCGGGCTGCTCCCCGGGCCAGATCGCCGCTGCGGCGCTGCGCCGCGCCACCCCCGCCCTCGTCCCGCAACTCGGCATGGTCGCCGTCGGCCTGACCGGGGGAGCGGTCGCCGTGGAGACCATCTTCACCGTGCCCGGCATCGGCCGCACCGCCCTGGGCGCCGCCCAGGCCCAGGACCTGCCCGTACTCCAGGGGGCCGTCCTGGCCCTGGTCCTGCTCGGGACCCTCGCCGGCGTGCTGGCCCAGGCCGTGCACCGCCGCCTCCTCGGCCCCGGCCTGCGCGACGCCGCCCTGTCCCTGGCCCCGCCGCCCACCGCGCCCGCCGGACCCCTGCGCCGGGCCGTGCCGGCCGTGTGTGCGGCCCTGCTGCTCACCGTCACCGCGTGGGGCCTGACCCGCGACGCCCTGACCGTGACCGTGGCCGACCGCCTACAGCCGCCCTCCTGGGCGCACCCGCTGGGCACCGACGCCGTGGGGCGCGACATCCTGGCCCGTCTCGGGCACGGCGCCGTGTCCACCGTCGGCGTCGCCGCGCTCGTGTGCGCGGTCAGCCTCGCGATCGCGCTCGCGGTGGGCTTCTGGCCCTCCCTGGCCTCCGGTGCCGCCGAGGCCGCCAACGCCCTGCCCCCGGTGATCGCGGGCATCCTCGTGGTCGCCGTCCTGGGCCCCGGCACCTTCGGCGCCTCGGTCGCCATCGCCCTGGTCTCCTGGCCGCCGCTGGCAGCGCACGCCGCCGCGCTGGTCCAGCAGACCCGCGCCGCGGGCTACCTCAGCGCCCAGAGGGCCATCGGCGCCGACCCCCGCTGGATCCTGTGGCACCACGTGCTGCCCTCGGTCGCCGGCCCCGTCGCCCGCCACGCCGTCCTGCGCCTGCCCGCCATCGCCCTGGCCCTGGCCTCCCTCGGCTTTCTCGGCCTGGGCGCACAGCCGCCCTCGGCCGAATGGGGGCTGAGCCTGTCGGAGTCCCTGGTCTACGTCGAACGCGCGCCCCTGGCCGCCCTGGCCCCGACCACCATGCTCCTGCTCCTGGCCGCCTTCGCGGTCTCCCTGTCGACCCTGCCCGCACGGGCCCACACCCAGCGAGGACGGACACCGTGA